In the Arachis ipaensis cultivar K30076 chromosome B10, Araip1.1, whole genome shotgun sequence genome, one interval contains:
- the LOC107624338 gene encoding uncharacterized protein LOC107624338 — protein MGLGTLPLTPPHTSFSSNSRFVYDCSSHRKIINTKNINKFIVSAKQEKEEAKKSKQSLFSSVTEALDFSQVRSAEDAQLLEDARQATRSGERMSREQYGALRRKIGGTYKDFFKSYVEVDGAYVEEGWVDKSCKVCKKDTKGEARQIDKFGRYVHVACLEKSKSGNFFTRLFSP, from the exons ATGGGACTTGGAACTCTTCCATTGACCCCACCTCACACCAGCTTCTCTTCGAATTCAAGATTTGTATATGATTGCAGTAGCCACAGGAAGATCATTAATACTAAAAACATTAATAAGTTCATAGTTTCAGCGAAACAAGAGAAGGAAGAAGCAAAGAAGAGCAAGCAATCGTTGTTCAGCAGTGTCACAGAAGCTCTTGATTTCTCTCAAGTGAGGTCCGCAGAGGATGCTCAGCTTCTAGAAGATGCCAGACAGGCCACAAGGTCCGGAGAAAGAATGAGCAGGGAACAG TATGGAGCTCTTAGAAGGAAAATTGGTGGGACATACAAGGATTTCTTCAAATCCTATGTTGAAG TGGACGGTGCATATGTGGAAGAGGGTTGGGTAGACAAAAGTTGCAAGGTGTGCAAGAAGGACACAAAAGGGGAGGCAAGGCAAATAGACAAGTTTGGAAGATATGTTCATGTCGCATGCCTAGAGAAGTCCAAGTCAGGGAACTTCTTCACCAGATTGTTCTCACCCTGA
- the LOC107622867 gene encoding potassium transporter 2 encodes MDLEFGNCWGNSRKDSWKTILLLAYQSLGVVYGDLSISPLYVYTSTFAEDIEHSETNEEIFGTLSFVFWTLTLVPLFKYVFVVLRADDNGEGGTFALYSLICRHAKVSLLPNRQHSDEALSTYKMEEPPAKMNSMVKLLLEKYKALHTALLIVVLLGTCMVIGDGLLTPAISVFSAVSGLEVSMSRKHHQYAVIPITCFILVCLFALQHYGTHRVGFLFAPIVLAWLLCISTLGLYNIFKWNPHIYKALSPYYMFKFLKKTRISGWMSLGGILLCITGSEAMFADLGHFSYMAIQIAFTFLVYPALILAYMGQAAYLSNHHHLQISFYASVPESVRWPVIILAILASVVGSQAIISGTFSIINQSQSLGCFPRVKVVHTSDKIHGQVYIPEINWILMILCIAVTIGFRDTKHMGNASGLAVMTVMLVTTCLTSLVIILCWHKPPIIALCFLLFFGSIELLYFSASLMKFCEGAWFPILLALFLMIIMFLWHYASIKKYEYDLHNKVSLDWLLALGPSLGIARVPGIGLVFTDLTTGIPANFSRFVTNLPAYHRILVFVCVKSVPVPHVPVAERYLVGRVGPPEHRSYRCIVRYGYRDVHQDIDSFESELVEKLSDFIQYDWYRARASNVSNNEDDGSCSNESSGHRLTVIGTMGLCEDSVQLASVSDVVEIDAPSGTRERRVRFAIDGDNEHDNDSESVTVHHQMQQELEDLYAGQESGIAFILGHSHVRAKPGSSVFKKLALNYGYNFLRRNCRGPDVALKVPPVSLLEVGMVYVL; translated from the exons ATGGATCTTGAATTTGGAAACTGTTGGGGAAACTCAAGG AAGGATTCTTGGAAGACCATTCTGCTCTTAGCATACCAAAGCCTTGGTGTAGTTTATGGAGATTTGAGTATTTCTCCTTTGTATGTTTACACAAGCACATTTGCAGAAGATATTGAGCACTCAGAAACCAATGAAGAGATTTTTGGTACCCTTTCTTTTGTGTTCTGGACTCTCACATTGGTGCCACTATTCAAATACGTTTTTGTTGTTCTTAGAGCTGATGACAATGGAGAGG GTGGTACATTTGCTCTATATTCATTGATTTGTAGGCATGCTAAGGTTAGTCTTCTTCCAAATCGACAACACTCGGATGAAGCGCTTTCAACGTATAAGATGGAGGAGCCTCCTGCTAAGATGAACTCTATGGTGAAGCTGCTACTAGAGAAGTATAAGGCCTTGCATACAGCTCTGCTAATTGTGGTTCTTCTCGGAACTTGTATGGTTATTGGTGATGGACTTCTTACCCCTGCCATTTCAG TTTTCTCAGCAGTATCTGGTCTTGAAGTTTCTATGTCCAGGAAACATCACCAGT ATGCTGTGATTCCAATTACTTGCTTCATACTAGTGTGTTTGTTTGCGCTTCAACACTACGGCACACATCGAGTTGGATTCCTTTTTGCCCCAATTGTGCTGGCATGGCTGCTATGCATCAGCACACTTGGTTTATACAACATATTCAAATGGAATCCACATATATACAAAGCGCTTTCGCCATATTACATGTTCAAGTTCTTGAAGAAGACCAGGATAAGTGGATGGATGTCTTTAGGTGGAATATTACTTTGCATAACAGGATCTGAAGCAATGTTTGCTGATCTTGGCCACTTCTCATATATGGCCATTCAG ATTGCATTCACATTTCTGGTATATCCTGCACTTATATTGGCATATATGGGTCAAGCTGCTTACTTGTCCAACCATCATCATCTCCAGATCAGTTTCTATGCCTCAGTTCCAG AAAGCGTGAGGTGGCCGGTGATTATCCTAGCAATTCTAGCTTCTGTTGTGGGAAGCCAGGCGATCATAAGCGGGACGTTTTCTATAATAAACCAGAGCCAATCTCTGGGTTGCTTCCCGAGAGTTAAGGTTGTTCATACTTCAGACAAAATCCATGGTCAGGTCTACATCCCTGAGATCAATTGGATACTCATGATCCTCTGTATTGCTGTCACCATTGGATTTAGGGACACAAAACACATGGGAAATGCATCAG GATTAGCAGTGATGACAGTTATGCTTGTAACAACATGCCTTACTTCCTTAGTGATTATACTTTGCTGGCACAAACCACCAATTATAGCACTTTGTTTCTTGTTGTTTTTTGGATCCATTGAGCTGCTGTATTTCTCAGCTTCACTGATGAAGTTTTGTGAAGGAGCATGGTTCCCTATTCTCCTTGCCCTGTTCCTAATGATCATAATGTTCCTATGGCACTATGCAAGCATAAAGAAATATGAATATGATCTCCACAACAAGGTATCACTAGATTGGCTTCTAGCCTTAGGTCCAAGCCTTGGAATTGCTCGAGTCCCTGGAATAGGCCTTGTTTTCACTGACCTTACCACTGGCATACCGGCTAACTTCTCGCGATTCGTCACGAACCTCCCGGCTTACCACCGCATacttgtgtttgtgtgtgtgaaaTCAGTGCCAGTTCCTCATGTCCCTGTGGCCGAGAGGTACCTCGTCGGCCGCGTAGGACCTCCTGAACATAGGTCCTACAGGTGCATAGTCCGGTATGGATACCGTGATGTCCATCAAGACATTGATTCCTTTGAATCAGAGCTCGTAGAGAAGCTATCTGATTTCATTCAATATGATTGGTACCGTGCCCGGGCCAGCAACGTGAGCAATAATGAAGACGACGGTTCATGTTCCAATGAATCTTCCGGGCACAGGCTAACTGTCATAGGAACCATGGGACTCTGCGAGGACAGCGTGCAGCTGGCGAGTGTGAGTGATGTGGTTGAGATTGATGCACCTTCGGGAACGAGAGAAAGAAGGGTACGGTTTGCCATTGATGGCGACAATGAGCATGACAATGACAGTGAGAGTGTCACAGTTCATCATCAAATGCAACAAGAGCTTGAAGATCTCTATGCTGGTCAAGAATCTGGGATAGCTTTCATTCTTGGACACTCTCATGTTAGAGCAAAGCCTGGATCCTCAGTCTTCAAGAAGCTTGCTTTGAATTATGGATATAATTTCCTTAGAAGGAATTGTAGAGGCCCTGATGTGGCTCTTAAGGTTCCACCTGTTTCTCTTTTGGAGGTTGGCATGGTTTACGTTCTGTAG